Proteins encoded together in one Candidatus Krumholzibacteriota bacterium window:
- a CDS encoding DUF362 domain-containing protein, whose translation MIRSGGEKSMVVLARCGDYEPSRVADALERVLDPLGGMASFVKPDQRVLVKPNLLSAKAPERAITTHPNLVAAVVESVRRAGGKPVVGDSPGGAVRGVRRVWENSGMAAMAERTGVELVNFEASGSRGVPFGAYTFFVAKPVLDADVIVNVAKLKTHSLTLMTGAVKNMFGAIPGFRKSEQHKLYPKPGRFAEMLVHLYKLVTPSVTIVDGIVAMAGNGPSSGDPYELGLLAAGIDGPAIDAVLADRIGFPPGLIDTTRIAAELGVGEGDLSR comes from the coding sequence GTGATCCGGAGCGGCGGAGAGAAGAGCATGGTCGTCCTCGCGCGATGCGGGGACTACGAGCCCTCGCGCGTCGCCGACGCGCTCGAGCGCGTGCTCGACCCGCTCGGCGGGATGGCTTCGTTCGTCAAGCCCGACCAGCGCGTCCTCGTCAAGCCGAACCTCCTCTCCGCGAAGGCCCCGGAACGCGCCATCACCACGCACCCCAATCTCGTCGCGGCGGTCGTCGAGTCGGTGCGCCGGGCGGGAGGAAAGCCGGTCGTCGGCGATTCCCCCGGCGGCGCCGTGCGCGGCGTCCGGCGCGTCTGGGAGAACTCGGGGATGGCGGCCATGGCCGAGCGGACCGGCGTCGAGCTGGTCAACTTCGAGGCCTCCGGCTCGCGGGGCGTCCCTTTCGGGGCGTACACCTTCTTCGTCGCCAAGCCGGTGCTCGACGCCGACGTCATCGTCAACGTCGCCAAGCTCAAGACCCACTCGCTGACCCTGATGACCGGCGCGGTCAAGAACATGTTCGGGGCGATCCCCGGCTTCCGCAAGTCCGAGCAGCACAAGCTCTACCCCAAGCCCGGCCGTTTCGCCGAGATGCTCGTCCATCTCTACAAGCTCGTCACCCCCTCGGTGACGATCGTCGACGGGATCGTGGCGATGGCGGGGAACGGGCCGAGCTCGGGCGATCCGTACGAACTCGGCCTGCTCGCCGCGGGCATCGACGGGCCGGCGATCGACGCCGTCCTCGCCGACCGGATCGGGTTCCCGCCCGGCCTGATCGACACGACGCGCATCGCCGCCGAACTGGGAGTGGGCGAGGGGGACCTCTCGCGG
- the dprA gene encoding DNA-processing protein DprA, protein MGCTGLSRAWLRILSSDGVGAGSWRRLSRRLSPERIAAMLETVQGREWLCRILGRPPGPPDLELAAAWERRIDGDRCRAVSLGEPGYPPLLAETSDPPPLLFVSGAIETAARPVVCIVGSRAASRRGRVVARELAAALSRLGVAVVSGLARGIDTAAHLGALEEEGGTVAVLGCGIDVAYPRENADLAVEIARRGCLVSEFPFGTPPLRHHFPRRNRILAGLALGTVVVEAGEGSGAMVTAALAAEEGREVLAVPGPVDHPGSRGPHRLLRDGAALVESLADVLDAIPALGAAARAEDGGEAETGGGVEASGDGEIETGGGVEASGGGEIETGGDETASRDGLLPGGEAQRLVAALDLEPKHIDELAEICDIPAVVILPLLLELEMRGVVERCGVGLYAIAPGRKRRGDAP, encoded by the coding sequence ATGGGATGTACGGGGTTGTCGCGCGCGTGGCTGCGCATCCTCTCGTCTGACGGCGTCGGCGCCGGCTCGTGGCGCCGCCTGTCCCGGCGGCTGTCCCCCGAACGCATCGCGGCGATGCTCGAGACGGTTCAGGGAAGGGAGTGGCTCTGCCGCATCCTCGGGCGGCCGCCCGGCCCGCCGGACCTCGAGCTGGCCGCCGCCTGGGAACGGCGCATCGACGGCGACCGCTGCCGCGCGGTGTCGCTCGGCGAGCCGGGGTATCCGCCGCTTCTCGCCGAGACGTCCGATCCGCCGCCGCTCCTTTTCGTCTCGGGGGCGATCGAGACGGCCGCCCGCCCGGTTGTCTGCATCGTCGGCTCGCGGGCGGCGAGCCGGCGCGGCCGCGTCGTCGCCCGCGAGCTGGCCGCAGCACTCTCGCGGCTCGGCGTGGCCGTCGTCAGCGGGCTGGCGCGCGGGATCGACACGGCGGCCCACCTCGGCGCGCTCGAGGAGGAGGGGGGGACCGTCGCCGTCCTCGGCTGCGGGATCGACGTGGCCTATCCGCGCGAGAACGCCGACCTGGCCGTCGAGATCGCCCGCCGGGGCTGCCTCGTCTCGGAGTTCCCCTTCGGCACGCCGCCGCTCCGCCACCACTTCCCCCGGCGCAACCGCATCCTGGCGGGCCTCGCCCTCGGCACGGTCGTCGTCGAGGCGGGCGAGGGGAGCGGGGCGATGGTGACCGCGGCGCTCGCCGCGGAGGAGGGGCGGGAGGTCCTCGCCGTCCCCGGCCCCGTCGATCACCCCGGCTCGCGCGGCCCGCACCGGCTTCTCCGCGACGGGGCCGCGCTCGTCGAGAGCCTGGCGGACGTCCTCGATGCGATCCCCGCCCTCGGCGCCGCCGCGCGCGCGGAGGATGGCGGGGAGGCGGAGACGGGCGGCGGGGTGGAGGCGTCCGGCGATGGGGAGATCGAGACGGGCGGCGGGGTGGAGGCGTCCGGCGGTGGGGAGATCGAGACCGGCGGCGACGAGACCGCGTCCCGCGACGGACTCTTGCCGGGCGGGGAGGCGCAGAGGCTCGTCGCGGCGCTCGATCTCGAACCGAAACATATTGATGAACTTGCGGAAATCTGCGATATTCCGGCCGTCGTGATTCTGCCCCTCCTGCTCGAGCTCGAGATGCGCGGGGTGGTGGAGCGGTGCGGGGTCGGCCTGTACGCCATCGCCCCCGGCCGGAAGAGACGAGGAGATGCCCCGTGA
- the ugpC gene encoding sn-glycerol-3-phosphate ABC transporter ATP-binding protein UgpC, with protein MAQVRFVDAEKIYDGGVVGATGIDLSIEDRELLVLVGPSGCGKSTVLRMIAGLEDVTSGDLFFDGTRVNDMSPRDRNVAMVFQNYALYPHMSVHDNMAFGLKLRKLPKEEIRSRVDEAAAMLGIDGLLDRKPKALSGGQRQRVALGRAIVRKPSVFLFDEPLSNLDAKMRVQMRVEIRKLNLQIETTMVYVTHDQTEAMTLGDRLAVMNEGRILQVGTPLDLYNRPASMFVGAFIGSPAMNFVEGEIDGDSFRTSFTAFPVPRRYRAVPAGRQLVLGVRPEEIYLGDGGAEADAASMHPCPARVEVVESLGNESILYLDCGGQRIVAREDPGIRTRPDEKVEIRFNLDRVHLFDKETGKALPVA; from the coding sequence ATGGCACAGGTCAGATTCGTCGATGCGGAGAAGATCTACGACGGGGGAGTCGTCGGCGCCACCGGCATCGATCTCTCGATCGAGGACCGCGAGCTGCTCGTCCTCGTCGGCCCCTCCGGATGCGGCAAGTCGACGGTCCTGCGCATGATCGCCGGCCTCGAGGACGTCACCTCGGGCGACCTCTTCTTCGACGGCACGCGCGTCAACGACATGTCGCCGCGCGACCGCAACGTGGCGATGGTCTTCCAGAACTACGCCCTCTACCCGCACATGTCCGTCCACGACAACATGGCCTTCGGCCTGAAGCTCAGAAAGCTCCCGAAGGAGGAGATCCGCTCGCGGGTGGACGAGGCGGCCGCGATGCTCGGCATCGACGGGCTGCTCGACCGCAAGCCGAAGGCCCTCTCCGGCGGGCAGCGCCAGCGGGTGGCCTTGGGACGGGCGATCGTGCGCAAGCCGAGCGTCTTCCTCTTCGACGAGCCCCTCTCCAACCTCGACGCGAAGATGCGCGTCCAGATGCGCGTGGAGATCCGCAAGCTCAATCTCCAGATCGAGACGACGATGGTCTACGTCACGCACGACCAGACCGAGGCGATGACCCTCGGCGACCGGCTCGCCGTGATGAACGAGGGACGCATTCTCCAGGTGGGCACCCCGCTCGACCTCTACAACCGGCCGGCGAGCATGTTCGTGGGCGCCTTCATCGGCTCGCCGGCGATGAATTTCGTCGAGGGGGAGATCGACGGCGACTCTTTCCGCACGTCCTTCACCGCCTTCCCCGTCCCCCGGCGCTACCGCGCCGTCCCGGCCGGCCGCCAGCTCGTCCTCGGCGTGCGGCCGGAGGAGATCTATCTCGGCGACGGCGGCGCCGAGGCGGACGCCGCGTCGATGCACCCCTGCCCCGCCCGCGTCGAGGTCGTCGAGAGCCTCGGCAACGAGTCGATACTCTACCTGGATTGCGGGGGTCAGAGGATCGTCGCCCGGGAGGACCCGGGGATCCGCACCCGCCCCGACGAGAAGGTGGAGATCAGGTTCAACCTCGACCGGGTGCACCTCTTCGACAAGGAAACGGGGAAGGCGCTGCCCGTCGCCTGA
- a CDS encoding zinc-dependent peptidase, giving the protein MFGRRKKRREALKREAFPPRWLEVIERRVAYWHLLSTADKLELLGLVRIFLDEKRFEGCGGLEMNDTVRVVIASLACILLLHRETDVFPGLDSILVYPGEFSSPVEEYHDSGIVTQGFETREGESWGEGALVLSWDVVLEDAADASDGVNVVFHEFAHQLDDEATRAAGAGYLPDGDLSAWTAVMDREYRELVEDVEEGYDTFIDEYAAESPAEFFAVVTEYFFELPLDLEEEHPDLYDAMRLYYRQDPAETFQRAQPGDDTVH; this is encoded by the coding sequence ATGTTCGGACGACGGAAGAAACGCAGGGAAGCGCTGAAGCGCGAAGCCTTCCCGCCGCGCTGGCTCGAGGTCATCGAGCGGCGCGTCGCCTACTGGCACCTGCTCTCCACGGCGGACAAGCTCGAGCTCCTCGGCCTCGTGCGGATCTTCCTCGACGAGAAGCGCTTCGAGGGGTGCGGCGGGCTCGAGATGAACGACACCGTGCGGGTCGTCATCGCCTCGCTCGCCTGCATACTGCTCCTGCACCGCGAGACGGACGTCTTCCCCGGCCTCGACTCGATCCTCGTCTATCCCGGCGAGTTCTCCTCTCCCGTGGAGGAGTACCACGATTCGGGGATCGTCACGCAGGGATTCGAGACGCGCGAGGGGGAGTCGTGGGGGGAGGGGGCGCTCGTGCTCTCCTGGGACGTCGTCCTCGAGGACGCGGCCGACGCCTCCGACGGCGTGAACGTCGTCTTCCACGAGTTCGCGCACCAGCTCGACGACGAGGCGACGCGCGCAGCCGGGGCGGGGTATCTTCCAGACGGCGATCTCTCCGCCTGGACCGCCGTGATGGACCGGGAGTACCGCGAGCTCGTCGAGGACGTGGAGGAGGGGTACGACACCTTCATCGACGAGTACGCCGCCGAAAGCCCCGCCGAGTTCTTCGCCGTCGTCACCGAGTACTTCTTCGAGCTCCCCCTCGACCTCGAGGAGGAGCACCCCGATCTCTACGATGCCATGCGTCTCTACTACCGGCAGGATCCCGCCGAGACCTTCCAGCGGGCGCAGCCGGGGGACGACACGGTCCACTGA
- a CDS encoding CPBP family intramembrane metalloprotease, whose protein sequence is MATWSAWVPAAIISDSHPATARVLQYVGGGALFAVTVIFVLLASPSSRTGYSARLTRLRFGMRPWIMIVAIPFAVTGLSVLIDLALGNRAATGPFLRQAAAPGQLAAMAAFLLFFGPLPEELSWRGFGLPLLRTRMGPLPATLVLASVWIVWHLPLFWLSGSYQSKLGVFTPGFWLYLVAAFSTTFLYTWIWEATRSTIAAIILHFMVNFSGEFLDPSLRADAVRTALYAIIACLLAVMWIRDTRYRRHANGSSA, encoded by the coding sequence GTGGCGACCTGGTCGGCATGGGTGCCCGCGGCGATCATCTCCGATAGTCATCCTGCCACGGCGCGGGTTCTGCAGTACGTCGGCGGCGGTGCGCTGTTCGCGGTCACTGTCATCTTCGTGCTCCTCGCCTCCCCGTCATCCAGGACGGGCTACTCTGCGAGGCTGACGCGTCTTCGGTTCGGGATGCGGCCGTGGATCATGATCGTCGCAATCCCGTTCGCAGTCACGGGCCTGTCCGTGCTGATCGATCTCGCACTCGGAAATCGAGCAGCGACGGGTCCGTTTCTGCGGCAGGCGGCCGCGCCCGGTCAACTCGCGGCCATGGCAGCGTTTCTTCTTTTCTTCGGGCCACTTCCGGAAGAGTTGTCCTGGCGCGGCTTCGGGCTGCCGCTGCTGCGGACGCGCATGGGACCGCTTCCAGCGACCCTGGTTCTCGCCTCGGTGTGGATCGTCTGGCACCTTCCGCTCTTCTGGCTGAGCGGTTCCTATCAGTCGAAACTCGGCGTGTTCACGCCCGGATTCTGGCTGTATCTTGTAGCGGCTTTCAGCACGACGTTCCTCTACACCTGGATATGGGAGGCGACTCGAAGCACGATCGCGGCGATCATCTTGCATTTCATGGTCAACTTCAGCGGAGAGTTCCTCGATCCATCGCTTCGAGCTGACGCCGTTCGCACGGCGCTCTACGCGATCATCGCGTGCCTCCTCGCCGTGATGTGGATTCGAGATACACGATATCGACGTCATGCCAACGGCTCGTCCGCCTGA